From Proteiniborus sp. MB09-C3, the proteins below share one genomic window:
- a CDS encoding GNAT family N-acetyltransferase — protein sequence MVTLEKITWDNWEACMRLRVTDEQDDFISSNMYSLAQSYVALLNDELPPMTYAICEDSNVIGFVMMYHDTAEENDYSEESYGVCRFMIDRDFQGKGYGKKAFAKALELIKTFPQGNAVSVFLSYHPKNEAARKLYASFGFVETGDISGGEVVARLAL from the coding sequence ATGGTTACGTTAGAGAAAATCACATGGGATAATTGGGAAGCATGCATGCGTCTTAGAGTTACGGATGAACAAGATGATTTTATTTCTTCCAATATGTATAGTTTAGCACAATCATATGTTGCATTGTTAAATGATGAACTACCACCTATGACATATGCTATATGCGAAGACAGTAATGTTATTGGATTCGTGATGATGTATCACGATACAGCTGAAGAGAACGATTATTCTGAAGAAAGTTATGGGGTATGTAGATTTATGATCGATAGGGATTTTCAAGGGAAAGGATATGGAAAAAAAGCATTTGCAAAAGCATTAGAATTAATTAAAACATTTCCACAAGGGAATGCAGTTTCTGTATTTCTCTCATATCATCCAAAAAATGAAGCTGCTCGAAAACTATATGCCTCGTTTGGTTTTGTTGAAACTGGGGATATTTCCGGTGGTGAAGTTGTTGCAAGATTGGCTCTATAG
- a CDS encoding GNAT family protein produces the protein MKQFELKNGDTVIIRKANKSDAGAVLNYIDMVSEESDYLTFGQGEFDKTIEQEEYFIDNISKQNNALFIIAETKGKVVGNLNFSGGARPRIVHTGEFGVSVLKDYWGQGIGAQLIKYMIEWCKQSRIIRKINLRVRSDNFSAIHLYKKLGFKEEGVITRDFFINNRFYDSISMGLNID, from the coding sequence ATGAAACAATTTGAATTAAAGAATGGAGATACAGTAATAATTAGAAAAGCAAATAAATCTGACGCAGGAGCAGTATTAAATTATATTGATATGGTTAGTGAAGAATCAGATTATTTAACATTTGGACAAGGAGAATTCGATAAAACTATTGAACAGGAAGAATATTTTATTGATAACATTTCAAAACAAAATAATGCGCTATTCATTATTGCAGAAACAAAAGGAAAAGTTGTTGGAAACCTAAATTTTTCAGGAGGTGCAAGACCGAGAATAGTACACACCGGAGAATTTGGGGTTAGTGTATTAAAAGATTACTGGGGACAAGGTATAGGAGCTCAGCTTATTAAATACATGATTGAGTGGTGCAAACAATCAAGAATAATAAGAAAAATTAATTTAAGAGTTAGAAGTGACAACTTTTCAGCAATTCATTTGTATAAAAAACTTGGATTTAAAGAAGAAGGAGTTATAACCAGAGATTTTTTCATTAATAACAGGTTTTATGATTCTATATCTATGGGACTGAATATTGATTAA
- a CDS encoding DUF6144 family protein, whose protein sequence is MPAHEQAQLGKAIMDRMDELLDKDTIVRVRQKHTCNPSKQQIVEINRLKEKCNNLDEFCAEYSKFLTPGYVKKDEGILNVSFGLGKCVCGMFRKLEEYEPISKTWCECCNGHVIKTFSMICDKAVSSEIQETIASGGKDCIFKISI, encoded by the coding sequence ATGCCTGCTCATGAACAGGCACAGCTGGGAAAAGCAATAATGGATAGGATGGACGAGTTACTTGATAAAGATACTATTGTTAGAGTAAGACAGAAACATACATGTAATCCATCTAAACAGCAGATTGTCGAAATTAACAGGTTAAAGGAGAAATGCAATAATCTTGATGAATTCTGTGCTGAATATTCAAAATTTCTTACTCCAGGATATGTAAAAAAAGATGAAGGTATCCTTAACGTCTCATTTGGATTGGGTAAATGCGTATGTGGAATGTTTCGCAAATTAGAAGAATATGAGCCTATATCAAAAACATGGTGTGAATGTTGTAATGGTCATGTTATAAAAACATTTAGTATGATTTGTGATAAAGCTGTTTCATCTGAAATTCAAGAAACTATAGCTAGTGGCGGAAAAGACTGTATTTTCAAAATAAGCATCTGA
- a CDS encoding NUDIX domain-containing protein — translation MKFNYCPQCGEKLGLREIGDEGLMPFCNKCDVPYFDWFGQCIISAVINEYGEIALLKQERVSKIYWGLVAGYIKKGETLEEAVIREVEEETGQKVEKVEYLASYYHEKKELLMVGFICEVKKRKFNKSKEIDQVEWYSFERAKELLRSGSIARQLFESIKSMK, via the coding sequence ATGAAATTTAATTATTGTCCACAGTGCGGAGAAAAATTAGGATTAAGAGAAATTGGCGATGAAGGGCTAATGCCGTTTTGCAACAAATGTGATGTTCCATACTTTGACTGGTTTGGGCAATGCATAATATCTGCTGTAATAAACGAATATGGTGAAATTGCTTTATTAAAGCAAGAACGTGTATCAAAAATTTATTGGGGTCTTGTTGCTGGATATATTAAGAAGGGAGAAACATTGGAAGAAGCAGTAATAAGAGAAGTTGAGGAAGAAACAGGCCAGAAAGTTGAAAAAGTAGAATATTTAGCTAGTTACTATCATGAGAAGAAAGAATTGTTGATGGTTGGCTTTATATGTGAAGTGAAAAAGAGAAAATTCAATAAGTCGAAGGAAATTGACCAGGTTGAATGGTATAGTTTCGAAAGAGCCAAGGAATTATTACGTAGTGGAAGTATAGCTAGGCAATTATTTGAGTCAATCAAAAGCATGAAATGA
- a CDS encoding zeta toxin family protein has translation MIILIGGSTHTGKTALSQKLIEKYNFPAMSLDHLKMGLIRSGMTNLTPNDDDKMTDLLWPIVKEIIKTVIENKQNIIIEGCYFPYDWKSYFNEDYLKHIRLVYLIMTSNYIENHFDDILKYASIIEERLDDTECTKQLLLRDNKTCLEMCKKYNCNYILINDEYKVDIQL, from the coding sequence ATGATTATATTGATTGGTGGAAGTACACATACTGGAAAAACAGCATTATCTCAGAAATTAATTGAAAAATATAATTTCCCAGCAATGTCATTAGATCACCTAAAAATGGGCCTGATTAGAAGTGGGATGACAAATCTTACACCTAATGATGATGATAAAATGACGGATTTATTATGGCCAATTGTAAAAGAAATAATAAAAACGGTAATTGAAAACAAACAAAATATAATTATTGAAGGATGTTATTTCCCATATGATTGGAAGAGTTATTTTAATGAAGATTATTTGAAACATATTAGGTTAGTATATTTAATTATGACATCGAACTATATAGAGAATCATTTTGATGATATTTTAAAGTACGCTAGTATTATTGAGGAGCGTCTTGATGATACAGAATGTACGAAACAATTACTTTTAAGGGATAATAAAACTTGCTTAGAAATGTGCAAGAAATATAATTGTAATTATATATTGATTAATGATGAATATAAAGTTGATATCCAACTTTGA
- a CDS encoding DUF402 domain-containing protein, giving the protein MKRTYADRPNWTRVVEKRFMLAYIKDKDYTGYMAIIYLDKVCEPLFVGEGEKKLCLANDGFIWTQYFPKDRNYALTTQFDEKQEIIQLYFDICDGNKISSSGIPYYDDLYLDVVLLPSGEVLLLDEDELKQALEDKVISKEKYDLAYNEAKVLIDYIENNKNWLLNSNINYLKYMVTLKE; this is encoded by the coding sequence ATGAAACGAACTTATGCAGATCGACCAAATTGGACGAGAGTTGTTGAAAAAAGATTTATGTTAGCGTATATAAAAGATAAAGACTATACAGGGTATATGGCAATTATTTATTTAGACAAAGTATGTGAACCTTTATTTGTAGGCGAAGGAGAGAAAAAGTTGTGTTTAGCTAACGATGGATTTATATGGACCCAATATTTTCCTAAGGATCGAAACTATGCTTTGACTACTCAATTTGATGAAAAACAAGAAATTATACAATTATACTTTGATATATGTGATGGTAATAAGATTAGTTCCTCTGGGATACCTTATTATGATGATTTATACCTTGATGTTGTATTACTTCCATCTGGAGAGGTTCTATTACTTGATGAAGATGAACTCAAACAAGCGTTGGAAGATAAAGTGATATCAAAAGAAAAATATGATTTAGCTTATAATGAGGCAAAAGTTCTTATTGATTATATTGAAAATAATAAAAATTGGCTATTAAACAGTAATATAAATTACTTGAAATATATGGTCACTTTAAAGGAATAG
- a CDS encoding Type 1 glutamine amidotransferase-like domain-containing protein → MKIFFLTSGFPNGFTDDFIQRLKKYYCNKGLFVFIASDFAGYSKTDKYADLFISMFKEKGIVFDKVQVIDNRVSKDEAIHYLERADIVWISGGDTLKQISYIKEYGLIPSLQNRNGITIGMSAGSINMAKRVILPKDIEDNIPELSIFEGIGLVDINIEPHLDTESEKNMEDIYEATEYATIYGLFDNSFIEVVDDSTEFYGAYIKYEKSI, encoded by the coding sequence ATGAAAATATTTTTTTTGACAAGTGGCTTTCCAAATGGTTTTACAGATGATTTTATTCAAAGATTAAAGAAATATTATTGTAATAAAGGTTTATTTGTTTTTATTGCATCAGATTTTGCAGGATATTCTAAAACAGACAAATATGCTGATTTGTTTATAAGTATGTTTAAGGAAAAAGGGATAGTATTTGATAAGGTACAGGTAATAGATAATAGAGTATCAAAAGATGAAGCAATTCACTACCTAGAGAGAGCAGATATTGTATGGATATCAGGTGGAGATACACTAAAACAGATTAGTTACATAAAAGAATATGGATTAATTCCGTCTTTACAAAACCGAAATGGAATTACTATCGGTATGAGTGCAGGTTCAATAAATATGGCTAAAAGAGTTATACTGCCAAAAGATATAGAAGATAATATCCCTGAGTTATCAATTTTTGAAGGTATAGGATTAGTAGATATAAATATTGAACCACATTTAGATACAGAAAGTGAAAAAAATATGGAAGATATCTACGAAGCAACTGAGTATGCTACTATTTATGGTCTTTTTGATAATTCATTTATAGAGGTAGTTGATGATTCAACGGAATTCTATGGGGCTTACATAAAATACGAAAAAAGTATCTAA
- a CDS encoding NUDIX hydrolase, with translation MIMPTHIVAAAGVVENDKDEILLVKTYHGGWVFPGGQVEVGENLIDAVVREIKEESGIDIKVEKLFAISSNTGINKGYNGVEKVPTKVMMDFICTFLGGTLDISDENSESCWVKKDKALDMITSPAIRQRFKAYLDYDGNVQYLSYITQPEFNLEINRKI, from the coding sequence ATGATAATGCCAACTCATATCGTTGCAGCAGCAGGTGTAGTGGAAAATGATAAGGATGAAATTTTGTTGGTTAAAACGTATCATGGAGGATGGGTTTTCCCAGGTGGACAGGTTGAGGTTGGAGAAAACCTGATTGACGCAGTTGTTAGAGAAATAAAAGAAGAAAGCGGAATTGATATTAAGGTAGAAAAGCTCTTTGCAATTTCATCAAACACAGGAATAAATAAGGGATACAATGGAGTTGAAAAGGTCCCAACAAAGGTAATGATGGATTTTATTTGTACTTTTTTAGGTGGCACTCTAGATATTTCGGATGAAAACTCAGAATCATGCTGGGTAAAGAAAGACAAGGCACTTGACATGATTACATCTCCTGCTATTCGTCAACGATTTAAAGCATATCTAGATTATGATGGAAATGTACAGTACTTGTCATATATAACACAGCCAGAGTTTAACTTAGAAATCAACAGAAAGATATAA
- a CDS encoding DUF3888 domain-containing protein: protein MEKIYCWKKPIIIVFIVIICVSTLFLIFRFTSPKINSKKISNQNNVSGECLWEELSDEQKCYYKERILFLLLHPYIKEEITKYYGEPRQYMNAQIISIEPIVFDHILKMQVETFVGAHNPAYSIETITFQLNGKEVKVIDFTHKDD from the coding sequence ATGGAAAAGATCTATTGTTGGAAAAAACCAATAATCATTGTTTTTATAGTAATAATATGTGTAAGTACCCTATTTCTTATATTCCGGTTTACATCTCCAAAAATAAACAGCAAAAAAATATCGAACCAAAATAATGTCAGTGGAGAATGCTTATGGGAAGAGTTATCAGATGAACAAAAATGTTATTACAAGGAACGTATCCTATTTTTACTATTACATCCCTATATCAAGGAGGAAATTACCAAGTATTATGGAGAACCTAGGCAGTACATGAATGCACAGATTATTTCTATAGAACCAATAGTATTTGACCATATACTAAAAATGCAAGTAGAGACATTCGTAGGGGCTCATAACCCTGCTTATAGCATAGAAACTATAACTTTTCAACTAAATGGTAAAGAGGTTAAAGTTATTGATTTTACACATAAAGATGATTAG
- a CDS encoding histidine phosphatase family protein, with protein sequence MNIYLIRHGETKKDRVFNLEGYPDADLTEVGLKQALGSPKHINFLY encoded by the coding sequence ATGAATATATATCTTATTAGGCATGGAGAAACTAAAAAAGATCGTGTTTTCAATCTTGAGGGGTATCCCGATGCTGATTTAACTGAAGTTGGATTAAAACAAGCACTAGGGTCGCCCAAACACATCAATTTTCTATATTAG
- a CDS encoding zinc dependent phospholipase C family protein, producing the protein MASKVLHYLIAEEIIKKIQIKDENRFLIGSLAPDMSSHDDGSYNTSHYWDYIYEKQLKGINWSKFETQYYEQMKVDDLYLGYYCHLIMDAIWFCLMADRYVRKIPKSERNIYYKKGYNDYRKLNSILRDRYDLLYRIIEIRDIGIEEVKEQKLSGLLKELRMELSSEERFDISDLEIYPFDSILEFIDVSIKTCINEIAAFKGMENHIKPDKYFVSI; encoded by the coding sequence TTGGCGTCTAAAGTGTTACATTATTTAATCGCAGAAGAAATAATTAAGAAGATACAGATAAAAGATGAAAATAGATTTTTGATTGGGTCATTAGCGCCGGATATGTCTTCACATGATGATGGGAGCTACAATACCTCACATTATTGGGACTATATTTACGAAAAACAATTGAAAGGAATCAATTGGAGTAAGTTTGAAACTCAGTATTATGAACAAATGAAAGTTGATGATCTATATTTAGGATACTACTGCCATTTAATTATGGACGCTATATGGTTTTGCCTAATGGCAGATCGTTATGTTAGGAAAATCCCGAAATCTGAACGCAATATATATTATAAAAAGGGTTATAATGATTATCGAAAATTAAATAGTATCTTGAGAGATAGATATGATTTATTATATCGTATTATTGAGATAAGAGATATTGGGATTGAAGAAGTAAAGGAGCAAAAGTTAAGTGGCTTGCTCAAGGAATTAAGGATGGAGCTTTCTAGTGAAGAAAGGTTTGATATATCAGATTTAGAGATATATCCTTTTGATAGTATTCTTGAATTTATTGATGTAAGTATTAAAACTTGCATAAATGAAATAGCTGCCTTCAAAGGGATGGAAAATCATATTAAACCGGACAAATACTTTGTAAGTATTTAA
- a CDS encoding 5'-3' exonuclease H3TH domain-containing protein — protein sequence MGKLLLVDGHNLLFQMFYGMPARILGKDNKPIHAIVGFLGALLKIIKNIEPSNIVVIFDGESGSNRAEINPEYKANRMDYTDIEEINNPFSQLEDIMKSLEYINIRYFETTNGFEADDIIASYVKMYREKMKIFIVSNDTDFLQLIDRNVSLYVYRGKNTIIYDEEKVFERYGVKPALFADYKAFIGDKSDNLKGVPKVGTKTAIKLINQYGGVHNILENLANIQLPSIKATLNENITRVRANLDLIKLTGNAPLPFFIDDTTYDYNNEKFTTMKILKDTGVL from the coding sequence ATGGGAAAATTATTATTAGTAGATGGCCACAATCTACTGTTTCAAATGTTTTATGGGATGCCTGCAAGAATACTGGGTAAAGATAACAAGCCTATTCATGCAATAGTAGGTTTTCTTGGGGCATTATTAAAAATAATAAAAAATATTGAACCATCCAATATTGTTGTTATTTTCGATGGCGAAAGTGGTAGCAACCGTGCGGAAATTAATCCAGAATATAAAGCTAATAGAATGGATTACACGGATATTGAAGAAATTAATAATCCTTTTTCACAATTAGAAGATATAATGAAATCTTTGGAGTACATAAATATAAGGTATTTTGAAACGACTAATGGTTTTGAGGCAGATGACATTATTGCAAGTTATGTAAAAATGTATAGAGAAAAAATGAAGATATTTATTGTTTCGAATGATACTGATTTTTTACAGCTTATTGATAGAAATGTATCTTTATATGTTTATCGTGGTAAAAATACGATCATATACGATGAAGAAAAAGTATTTGAACGATATGGAGTTAAGCCAGCCTTATTTGCAGATTACAAAGCTTTTATTGGTGATAAGTCTGATAATTTAAAAGGAGTCCCCAAAGTTGGAACTAAAACGGCAATAAAACTAATTAACCAGTATGGTGGTGTGCATAATATTCTAGAAAACTTAGCAAATATACAATTGCCATCAATAAAAGCAACACTTAACGAAAACATTACAAGAGTAAGAGCCAATTTAGATTTGATCAAATTAACTGGAAACGCTCCTTTACCTTTTTTCATTGATGATACTACATATGACTATAATAATGAAAAGTTTACAACTATGAAAATTCTTAAAGATACTGGTGTGCTTTAG
- a CDS encoding GNAT family N-acetyltransferase: MNSTFQNYYYKYLGIDKRELEIGKRVFSSNQRNKSLNGQFVQYLISTHIDGKLIFSVAPQYYNNLLDLIKGQATENVDEIIEILNTFFSDILESFSLRKMYRLIPSVDYGIWDSLNSSVLKLTKEIFMNDLENIEEAKKMEIWERKKGEILEGRKFVVLEGKKIVSACKISDIDFGGGNIAVWTDSNYRNKGFGKAVVSEAVKWCINNNILPIYWVDSENTASINLAKNLGFEIRAKEIVVSIKL; the protein is encoded by the coding sequence TTGAACTCAACATTTCAAAACTATTACTATAAGTATCTAGGTATAGATAAAAGGGAACTTGAAATAGGTAAAAGGGTATTTAGTTCTAATCAAAGAAATAAATCTTTAAATGGTCAATTTGTACAATACTTGATATCAACACATATAGATGGGAAACTAATTTTTTCAGTAGCTCCTCAATATTATAATAATTTACTTGACCTTATTAAAGGACAAGCTACTGAAAATGTAGATGAGATTATTGAAATACTTAACACTTTTTTCAGTGATATATTAGAAAGTTTTAGTTTGAGAAAAATGTATAGATTAATTCCTAGTGTAGACTATGGTATATGGGATTCATTAAATTCATCTGTTTTAAAATTAACAAAGGAAATTTTCATGAATGACTTAGAAAATATAGAGGAAGCAAAGAAAATGGAAATTTGGGAAAGAAAAAAAGGTGAAATCCTAGAGGGTAGAAAATTTGTCGTACTTGAGGGTAAAAAAATTGTATCTGCATGTAAAATTTCGGATATAGATTTTGGTGGTGGGAACATTGCTGTATGGACTGATTCGAATTATAGAAATAAAGGATTTGGAAAGGCAGTTGTGAGTGAAGCAGTAAAATGGTGTATTAATAATAATATTCTTCCTATATATTGGGTGGATTCAGAAAATACTGCTTCAATAAATTTAGCCAAGAATTTAGGGTTTGAAATTAGAGCTAAGGAAATCGTTGTTTCTATAAAATTATAG
- a CDS encoding NUDIX domain-containing protein — MSTSFHIRVSARGIVINEDKILLNEFGGGKYYNIPGGGVESGETVRQAVIREIYEESGLNVTVGDLIFVLEYEPNNCNFTYGKTPQISLVFRCFLNGDDKIKPPSVPDINPDNPEISSESKWVPISGLEDINYVPYIHDQLMEYIKTNSFSPLFIEEPLSKE, encoded by the coding sequence ATGAGTACGAGTTTTCATATTAGGGTCAGTGCACGTGGCATTGTTATTAATGAGGATAAGATTTTATTAAATGAGTTTGGTGGGGGCAAGTATTATAATATACCAGGGGGTGGTGTGGAATCCGGAGAAACTGTTAGACAAGCTGTGATTAGAGAAATATATGAGGAATCAGGCTTAAATGTTACTGTTGGAGATTTAATATTTGTTCTTGAATATGAGCCAAATAATTGCAATTTTACTTATGGGAAAACGCCGCAAATCAGTCTTGTTTTTCGTTGCTTTTTAAACGGGGATGATAAAATAAAACCTCCATCTGTCCCAGATATAAATCCCGATAATCCAGAGATATCTAGTGAATCAAAATGGGTACCTATTTCAGGTTTAGAAGACATTAATTATGTTCCTTATATACACGATCAACTTATGGAATATATAAAGACAAATAGTTTTTCACCATTGTTCATTGAAGAGCCCTTAAGTAAGGAATAA
- a CDS encoding phosphotransferase: protein MDKSILTDLKNSYKITCNSVTPIAGGWLNKLWKITTENGQLLVKQYSNKRFSRNQINSIESALQRQLILRKYGIICPYIYQYDNKVIRILNDETMYMVMDYCLGKNETSKTISITQMQSLGSECALMHKAFSKLQENTVKGFPIDGKQIINSLWDNYNNRKKNISLDMPLEYQQAVLAQEPILRQLKEDFFDKIPKGVTHEDFTPDNILFDKNGVSAIIDFDRNCYSFVWHDIGRAILSFALNDNQLDIEKINAFIKGYSQHLPLTLSNVTDALRISWCIEILWWVQSECFTMDFCKATLYRDEILWITDHWFEMDDLLNAK from the coding sequence ATGGATAAAAGTATATTAACTGATTTAAAAAACAGTTATAAGATAACTTGCAATAGCGTAACTCCTATTGCAGGTGGTTGGTTGAACAAGCTATGGAAGATTACTACTGAAAATGGTCAATTACTCGTTAAGCAATATAGTAACAAGAGGTTTAGTAGAAATCAGATAAATTCTATTGAATCAGCTTTGCAACGACAATTAATCCTTAGAAAATACGGTATAATATGTCCATATATTTATCAATATGATAATAAAGTGATTCGTATCTTAAATGACGAAACAATGTATATGGTTATGGATTACTGCTTGGGTAAAAACGAAACAAGTAAAACTATATCAATAACCCAAATGCAGAGCCTTGGTAGTGAGTGTGCATTAATGCATAAAGCTTTTTCTAAGCTGCAAGAAAATACGGTTAAAGGATTTCCAATAGACGGCAAACAGATAATTAACTCATTATGGGATAACTATAATAACCGTAAGAAAAATATTTCTTTAGATATGCCTCTTGAATATCAACAAGCTGTACTTGCACAAGAACCCATATTAAGGCAGCTTAAGGAAGATTTTTTTGATAAGATTCCTAAAGGGGTTACTCACGAAGATTTCACACCTGACAACATATTATTTGATAAAAATGGTGTATCGGCAATTATTGATTTTGATCGAAACTGTTATAGCTTTGTTTGGCATGATATTGGTAGAGCAATTCTATCTTTTGCCTTAAATGATAATCAACTTGATATTGAAAAAATCAATGCATTCATAAAAGGATATTCGCAGCACTTACCGTTGACATTATCAAATGTTACAGATGCTTTGCGGATTTCGTGGTGCATAGAAATATTATGGTGGGTGCAATCTGAATGTTTTACAATGGACTTTTGTAAAGCTACACTGTACAGAGATGAAATATTATGGATTACAGACCATTGGTTTGAAATGGATGACTTATTAAACGCAAAATGA
- a CDS encoding HAD family hydrolase codes for MVKSSKAIFFDMGNTLLHFHFGKTDEEKDVIGISYLTSFLKQYSCQIEFNNVKKHFFDEWQKAMPLRKIHHTEYAVEDYLNSFLKKYDVELDLDMCIKALDIFYTEYRNNVWIEENLHQTLENIRQKGYRIGVISNSRLYDEVMINCFKKVELAKYIDIFTFSYYLKICKPKEQLFEIALDRMKVSPEDAIMVGDNLQSDIEPAQKLGLTGIWFNKNFKLNDTDIKPDNEIFKLKELIDLL; via the coding sequence ATGGTAAAAAGCTCAAAAGCAATTTTTTTCGATATGGGTAACACATTATTACATTTTCATTTTGGAAAAACTGATGAAGAAAAGGATGTTATTGGAATAAGTTACCTCACAAGTTTTCTTAAGCAATATAGCTGCCAAATTGAATTTAACAATGTGAAAAAACATTTTTTTGATGAGTGGCAAAAAGCTATGCCTTTAAGAAAAATTCATCATACTGAATATGCAGTAGAGGACTATTTAAATAGCTTTTTAAAAAAATATGATGTAGAACTAGATCTAGATATGTGTATAAAAGCACTAGATATTTTTTATACAGAATATAGGAATAATGTTTGGATTGAAGAAAATCTTCACCAAACATTAGAAAATATTAGACAAAAAGGATATAGAATTGGTGTTATTTCAAATTCAAGACTTTATGATGAGGTCATGATTAATTGTTTTAAAAAAGTTGAATTAGCTAAGTATATAGACATATTTACATTTAGTTATTACCTAAAAATATGTAAACCAAAGGAACAATTATTTGAAATTGCTTTGGATAGAATGAAAGTTAGTCCAGAAGATGCCATAATGGTAGGAGATAATCTCCAAAGTGACATTGAACCAGCACAAAAGCTAGGTTTAACTGGAATATGGTTCAATAAGAATTTTAAATTAAATGATACTGACATTAAACCTGATAATGAAATATTTAAGTTGAAAGAATTGATAGATTTGTTGTAA